A region from the Gemmatimonadales bacterium genome encodes:
- a CDS encoding ABC transporter permease — protein sequence MRKVWAVIRREFVEKVRNKWFLISTLLGPVFIIAMFVLPSLLATKTGRVNDIVIVNEGSGPFAERVRTQLVASGRFLVTILPVEADRYTAVADSLTAEARRQALDGFLTLTAATMEAGTAEYRGRNVSSLRDMSVLERVIRQTLVVERLTRRGIDPAIVQEAQGRVDFKTLRISRRGTTGASSEVTFFLGYFVGLILYMIILIYGMGVMRSVLEEKQTRIIEVLVSSLRPFELMLGKVIGVGGVGLFQFSIWGAVGYLMAHFRRQILGFFHVSAEAANAVQMPEVSGGLLLVIGVYFLLGYLLYSALFAVVGASVNTDSEAQQAQQPVMMLLVFSLIISFAAMTDPDGQLAVVASLVPLSAPIIMPVRVATSDVPLRQLALSLAIMAATAVAVVWGAARVYRIGILMYGKRPSLKELWRWARQS from the coding sequence ATGCGTAAGGTCTGGGCGGTGATCCGGCGCGAGTTCGTCGAGAAGGTGCGCAACAAGTGGTTCCTGATCTCGACGCTCCTGGGGCCGGTGTTCATCATCGCGATGTTTGTGCTGCCCAGTCTGCTGGCGACCAAGACGGGCCGAGTGAACGACATCGTGATCGTCAATGAGGGGAGCGGGCCGTTCGCGGAGCGGGTGCGGACGCAGCTGGTGGCGAGCGGCCGGTTCCTGGTCACCATCCTGCCGGTCGAGGCGGACCGGTACACCGCGGTGGCCGACTCGCTGACGGCGGAAGCGCGGCGCCAGGCGCTCGACGGGTTCCTGACGCTCACGGCGGCGACGATGGAAGCGGGCACGGCCGAGTACCGCGGCCGCAACGTCTCGTCGTTGCGGGACATGAGCGTCCTGGAACGCGTGATCCGGCAGACGTTGGTGGTGGAGCGGCTCACCCGGCGCGGCATCGATCCGGCGATCGTGCAGGAGGCCCAGGGTCGGGTGGACTTCAAGACGCTGCGGATCAGCCGGCGCGGCACCACCGGGGCGTCGAGTGAGGTGACCTTCTTCCTCGGCTACTTCGTGGGGCTCATCCTCTACATGATCATCCTGATTTACGGGATGGGGGTGATGCGCAGCGTGCTGGAGGAGAAGCAGACCCGCATCATCGAGGTTCTGGTTTCGAGCCTCCGGCCCTTCGAGCTGATGCTCGGCAAGGTGATCGGCGTGGGGGGTGTGGGACTCTTCCAGTTCTCGATCTGGGGCGCGGTCGGCTACTTGATGGCGCACTTCCGCCGGCAGATCCTTGGCTTCTTCCACGTCTCGGCGGAGGCGGCGAACGCGGTCCAGATGCCGGAGGTGAGCGGCGGCCTTCTGCTGGTGATCGGGGTGTACTTCCTCCTCGGCTATCTCCTTTATTCGGCGCTGTTTGCGGTGGTCGGGGCGTCGGTGAACACCGACTCGGAGGCGCAGCAGGCCCAGCAGCCGGTGATGATGCTCCTGGTCTTTTCTCTCATCATCTCGTTCGCGGCGATGACCGATCCCGACGGCCAGCTGGCGGTGGTGGCCTCGCTGGTCCCGCTGAGCGCACCCATCATCATGCCGGTTCGGGTGGCGACGTCGGACGTCCCGCTGCGCCAGCTCGCCTTGTCCCTGGCTATTATGGCGGCCACCGCCGTCGCGGTGGTGTGGGGCGCGGCCCGGGTCTACCGGATCGGGATACTCATGTATGGGAAACGGCCCAGCCTGAAGGAGTTGTGGCGCTGGGCGAGGCAGAGTTGA
- a CDS encoding AAA family ATPase codes for MGRVIAIANQKGGVGKTTSAVNLAASLAAAEKRTLLVDADPQANATSGVGLERDGLRLTVYEVMIDGRPLNDVIRRGVHFPRLDVAPASRDLVGAEVELVSRSHRESIMRRALESVRTNYDYILIDCPPSLGMLTLNMLSAADAVLIPIQCEYYALEGLSQLLNTVRLVQRNFNPRLAIDGVLLTMYDARLNLSKQVADEAKEYFGVRMFNTVIPRNVRLAEAPSFGKPILLYDIGSIGAQTYLSVAEELIRRTANRTPAETREATLLPTIEAMP; via the coding sequence ATGGGCCGCGTGATCGCCATTGCCAACCAGAAAGGCGGCGTCGGAAAAACGACGTCGGCCGTGAACCTCGCCGCCTCGCTCGCCGCGGCGGAGAAGCGCACGCTGCTCGTGGACGCCGACCCCCAGGCCAACGCGACCAGCGGCGTGGGGCTCGAGCGGGATGGCCTCAGGCTCACCGTTTACGAAGTCATGATCGACGGCCGGCCCCTCAACGACGTCATCCGGCGCGGGGTCCACTTCCCTCGCCTGGACGTGGCTCCCGCCTCCCGAGACCTGGTCGGTGCCGAAGTCGAACTCGTCTCACGCTCCCACCGGGAGTCGATCATGCGCCGCGCCCTCGAAAGCGTGCGCACCAACTACGACTACATCCTCATCGATTGCCCGCCGTCACTCGGCATGCTCACGCTGAACATGCTGTCCGCCGCGGATGCGGTTCTCATCCCCATCCAATGCGAGTACTACGCCCTGGAGGGGCTGTCCCAGCTCCTCAACACTGTGCGCCTCGTGCAGCGTAACTTCAATCCACGGCTCGCGATCGACGGGGTGTTGCTGACCATGTACGACGCCCGGCTCAACCTGTCCAAGCAGGTGGCCGACGAGGCGAAGGAGTACTTCGGGGTCCGCATGTTCAACACCGTCATCCCCCGGAACGTCCGCCTGGCCGAGGCCCCCAGCTTCGGAAAGCCCATTCTGCTGTACGACATCGGGTCGATAGGCGCTCAGACCTATCTCAGTGTGGCAGAAGAACTTATCCGCCGTACCGCCAACCGGACCCCGGCCGAGACGCGCGAGGCTACGCTGCTTCCGACCATCGAGGCGATGCCGTGA
- a CDS encoding ParB/RepB/Spo0J family partition protein gives MSGTAGNKRRLGRGLEALLGVSTVEDAERDGSLRQLSVGEIKPNRFQPRRAFDAEALKELKQSIAATGLIQPIVVRQTGDGYELVIGERRWRAVRELGWKRIPAVVREVDERTLLTLALVENLQRASLSPIDEAEGYQRLAREFSLSHGEIAQAVGRDRSTVANAVRLLKLPQSVQQLLDAGELTAGHARALLSLEDHREMSRLARECVAHGWSVREMERQSRTDSTPRKSRDGRKARRQVPTEVRRIEAALRKKLGTDVRVVLSGKAKGHLAIRFYSDEDLGRLLELILARRWDG, from the coding sequence GTGAGCGGCACGGCCGGCAACAAGCGTCGCCTGGGTCGCGGTCTCGAGGCCCTGCTCGGCGTTTCGACGGTCGAGGACGCGGAGCGCGACGGCTCGCTGCGCCAACTCTCCGTGGGCGAGATCAAGCCCAATCGGTTCCAGCCCCGCCGGGCCTTCGACGCCGAGGCGCTCAAGGAGCTCAAGCAGTCCATCGCCGCGACCGGTCTCATCCAGCCCATCGTCGTCCGCCAGACCGGAGACGGGTACGAGCTGGTGATTGGCGAGCGGCGTTGGCGTGCGGTCAGGGAGCTCGGGTGGAAGCGGATCCCGGCGGTCGTGCGTGAGGTGGACGAGCGGACACTGCTCACGCTCGCGCTGGTGGAGAACCTGCAGCGCGCTTCCCTCTCCCCCATCGACGAGGCGGAAGGCTACCAGCGGCTCGCGCGCGAGTTCAGCCTGTCGCACGGGGAGATCGCTCAGGCGGTCGGGCGTGACCGGTCCACTGTGGCGAACGCCGTCCGCCTGCTCAAGCTTCCGCAGAGCGTGCAGCAACTGCTCGACGCCGGCGAGCTCACCGCGGGCCACGCGCGCGCCCTGCTCTCGCTCGAAGACCACCGCGAGATGTCGCGACTCGCGCGCGAGTGCGTGGCACACGGGTGGTCGGTGCGCGAGATGGAGCGGCAGTCGCGCACCGATTCGACCCCGCGCAAGAGCCGCGACGGCAGGAAGGCTCGACGGCAGGTCCCGACCGAGGTACGCCGGATCGAAGCGGCGTTGCGCAAGAAGCTCGGCACCGATGTCCGCGTCGTGCTGAGCGGCAAGGCCAAGGGCCACCTGGCCATCCGTTTCTATTCGGATGAAGACCTCGGCCGGCTGCTCGAGTTGATCCTCGCCCGGCGCTGGGACGGCTGA
- a CDS encoding M23 family metallopeptidase — protein MLHRDGALDSRQYRVPFSVVRVAAVCGIGAVLLLTALVVFYGPIVVAAGRAPFLQREISRLNRENGRVGELAHALDEAEARYAQLRGMLGAEPGAPNAAGGVAMTASRVERLYVAPPIMARAPSIAAANETPGPSVPRRWPLSVPAYRTRGLAAGDSSEGHGGVDLAVPAGSEVRASGGGITKETGNDAAYGRYILITHPDGYETMYGHLSRVLVARGDAVNAGQVIGLSGNSGRSTAPHLHFEVRRSGRSVDPFTLVREGT, from the coding sequence ATGCTGCACCGGGACGGCGCGCTCGATTCGCGCCAGTATCGGGTGCCGTTCTCGGTCGTGCGGGTCGCGGCGGTTTGCGGCATTGGTGCGGTCCTGTTGCTGACGGCGCTGGTCGTGTTCTATGGCCCGATCGTCGTCGCGGCCGGCCGGGCGCCGTTCCTCCAGAGGGAGATCTCGCGGCTGAACCGTGAGAACGGCCGCGTTGGAGAACTCGCGCACGCGCTCGATGAGGCCGAGGCGCGTTACGCGCAGCTGCGCGGGATGCTGGGTGCCGAACCGGGCGCGCCGAACGCCGCGGGCGGAGTTGCGATGACTGCCTCGAGAGTGGAAAGGCTCTACGTGGCGCCGCCGATCATGGCGCGCGCGCCGAGCATCGCGGCCGCGAATGAGACGCCGGGGCCGTCGGTGCCGCGACGCTGGCCGCTTTCGGTCCCGGCGTACCGGACCAGGGGGCTTGCCGCCGGTGATTCGAGCGAGGGGCATGGTGGCGTCGACCTGGCCGTGCCGGCGGGTTCGGAGGTTCGTGCCTCGGGCGGTGGAATCACCAAGGAGACCGGCAACGACGCAGCTTATGGTCGGTACATCCTCATCACCCATCCCGATGGTTACGAGACGATGTACGGGCACCTCTCCCGCGTGCTCGTCGCGCGAGGCGACGCTGTGAACGCGGGGCAGGTGATCGGACTTTCCGGCAACAGCGGGCGGTCCACGGCGCCCCACCTGCACTTCGAGGTGCGCCGGAGCGGGCGATCGGTGGATCCGTTCACATTGGTGAGAGAAGGGACCTAG
- a CDS encoding polymer-forming cytoskeletal protein: MVDHRGPGTTGGLSIIGAGMTVRGDIETAGVVKVEGTVDGHVNAQHQVLVAKGGVVHGDIETREAVIGGTVNGAVRAGDRVEIQSGAAVNGDITTRRIAVAEGGSLNGQIRMGDQPALELKVSNGARVEPRPVPQPSLSRPSVPVARVAVPPRATLPRTGH; this comes from the coding sequence ATGGTAGACCACAGAGGGCCGGGCACCACGGGCGGACTGTCCATCATCGGCGCCGGAATGACGGTGCGCGGCGACATCGAGACGGCCGGCGTAGTGAAGGTGGAAGGGACGGTGGACGGCCACGTCAACGCCCAGCACCAGGTGCTCGTGGCGAAGGGCGGGGTGGTGCACGGTGACATCGAAACGCGCGAAGCCGTGATCGGCGGAACCGTGAACGGAGCGGTCCGGGCCGGGGACCGGGTGGAGATACAATCGGGGGCCGCGGTCAACGGGGACATCACGACCCGCAGGATCGCCGTAGCGGAGGGCGGGAGCCTAAACGGACAGATCAGAATGGGCGACCAGCCGGCGCTGGAACTCAAGGTCTCCAACGGCGCCAGGGTGGAGCCGCGACCGGTGCCACAACCCAGCCTTAGCAGGCCTTCGGTGCCAGTCGCGCGAGTCGCGGTACCGCCAAGAGCCACGTTGCCAAGAACAGGACACTAG
- a CDS encoding BMP family protein, with translation MSLLVLGCSKTRSDSFKVALLTPGPISDAAWNAAAYEGLVRIRDSLGAEISHVETKTPAEFDEAFRDYASRGYRLVFGHGFEFQDAAARVGADYPNTIFITTSGSTVRPNVSPMVFRLEEGTYLAGMLAGSLTRSGRLGFIGGIKLPPVEGTYLGFVAGARAVRPAVTVLQAYLGNFEDVAAAKENALAQIRRGADIILHNADAASFGIFQAARESPGVLALGANRDQNDVAPDVIIASATLDVPQALLLVAREVRDGRFRPGVRYFGIKDGVVDLAVNPALSGRVTPELRARIAAARDSIVAGTLAVPRVEFVPDSVPVVVR, from the coding sequence GTGTCACTGCTCGTTCTAGGGTGCTCCAAGACGCGTAGCGATTCCTTCAAGGTCGCCCTCCTCACCCCCGGTCCCATTTCGGACGCCGCCTGGAACGCCGCCGCCTACGAAGGCTTGGTTCGCATCCGAGACTCGCTGGGGGCGGAGATCAGCCATGTGGAGACGAAAACTCCGGCTGAGTTCGACGAGGCGTTCCGCGACTATGCGTCCCGCGGTTATCGGCTGGTGTTCGGTCACGGCTTCGAGTTCCAGGACGCGGCTGCCCGGGTCGGTGCGGATTACCCGAACACGATCTTCATCACCACGTCCGGCTCGACCGTCCGACCCAACGTCTCGCCTATGGTGTTCCGGCTCGAGGAGGGGACGTACCTCGCCGGCATGCTTGCCGGATCGCTCACGCGGAGCGGCCGGCTAGGGTTCATAGGGGGGATCAAGCTCCCGCCGGTCGAAGGCACCTACCTCGGGTTCGTCGCTGGGGCGCGTGCCGTGCGCCCCGCCGTCACGGTCCTCCAGGCGTACCTCGGCAACTTCGAGGACGTAGCGGCGGCCAAGGAGAACGCGCTGGCGCAGATCCGCCGCGGCGCCGACATCATCCTGCACAACGCCGACGCGGCGTCCTTCGGCATCTTCCAGGCGGCACGCGAGTCGCCGGGAGTGCTGGCGCTCGGCGCCAACCGGGACCAGAATGACGTGGCGCCGGACGTGATAATCGCCTCGGCGACGCTCGACGTGCCGCAAGCCCTCCTGCTGGTGGCGCGCGAGGTGCGGGACGGGCGGTTCCGTCCCGGCGTGCGCTACTTCGGCATCAAGGATGGCGTAGTGGACCTGGCGGTAAACCCCGCGCTGAGCGGCCGAGTGACGCCGGAGCTGCGCGCCCGCATCGCCGCAGCCCGCGACTCGATCGTGGCGGGTACGCTAGCCGTCCCACGGGTCGAGTTCGTGCCGGATTCGGTTCCGGTGGTCGTGCGCTGA
- a CDS encoding Nif3-like dinuclear metal center hexameric protein, protein MRLEDLAGYLDGYLRVREVADEANALNGLQVENAGQVQHLAFAVDACQAAIDQAAERGADLLIVHHGLYWGGLEPLVGRHYRRVGALVRHGIALYSAHIPLDRHPEVGNNAVLARKLGMEVRGWFGDYRGAPIGAWGELDLPREALAERVATVLGPAPRLMPFGPERVRRVGIITGSAGSMIRQAHEAGLDTFITGEGQHWTFFDAEELGLNALYAGHYATETVGLQALAEHVAERFQLPWSFIDHPTGL, encoded by the coding sequence ATGAGACTCGAAGACCTTGCCGGATACCTGGACGGCTACCTTCGGGTGCGCGAAGTAGCCGACGAAGCGAACGCGCTGAACGGCTTGCAGGTGGAGAACGCCGGCCAGGTGCAGCACCTGGCGTTTGCGGTCGATGCATGCCAGGCGGCCATCGATCAGGCGGCCGAGCGCGGAGCGGATCTGCTCATCGTCCATCACGGCCTGTATTGGGGAGGACTCGAGCCACTGGTCGGGCGCCATTATCGCCGCGTCGGTGCGCTGGTTCGCCACGGCATCGCGCTCTACTCGGCGCACATCCCGCTCGACCGGCACCCCGAAGTGGGCAACAACGCGGTGCTGGCACGAAAGCTCGGCATGGAGGTTCGTGGGTGGTTCGGCGACTACCGCGGCGCGCCGATCGGCGCGTGGGGAGAGCTCGACCTGCCGCGTGAGGCGCTCGCCGAGCGAGTCGCGACGGTGCTGGGCCCGGCGCCGCGCTTGATGCCGTTCGGTCCGGAGCGCGTCCGCCGGGTTGGCATCATCACCGGAAGCGCGGGCTCGATGATCCGTCAGGCGCACGAGGCCGGGCTCGACACATTCATCACCGGCGAAGGCCAGCACTGGACCTTCTTCGATGCGGAAGAGCTGGGCCTGAACGCGCTGTACGCGGGACACTACGCCACCGAGACGGTCGGACTCCAGGCGCTGGCGGAACACGTCGCGGAGCGCTTCCAACTGCCGTGGTCCTTCATCGATCACCCGACCGGCTTGTAG